The following are encoded together in the Variovorax sp. PBS-H4 genome:
- a CDS encoding PAS domain S-box protein gives MKQESLVPGFDDGAVFRSLFAAYPDALLLVDLQGVIGLANPAALDLLGYSADELVGLSVDELVPDAIRPRHADYRNAYAAHPRTRPMGMQMDLVAKRRDGSTVMVEIALSPLQDHGLPYVVAAIRSVGAYPRVKQALQRARYAEHLAQFGRFAVDAREPQELLELVPAIAAEALQVETAEILLLEQSGLEFRVAAVTGALQHLAVGDRVPNSPGSAAGSVVSDAKAVLVDDHAREQRFQAASRAIEHGLPSELAVPLLDRGRTIGVLAVHSSTPRRFGDDEFRFLDSLSSLLGTVLQRAQSEEALNHAQRLETVGQLTGGVAHDFNNLLTIISGNLQVLEDAPACAGDPFIQQLVGSASRATRRGAELTGKLLAFSRRQVLQPTVVDTSALLHSLTDMLRRTLDQRILITLDAEEALCLADPGQLESALLNVAINARDAMPQGGTLAFVCRPVASLPSRLDAERGPAHDAGYVAISIADTGFGMPEAVKERAFEPFFTTKESGRGTGLGLSTVYGFAKQSRGAVDLSSAPDAGTTVTLYLPRVDEEGAADEDIDAAASRSVPANLRVLLVEDDPEVRSVVEKFLDSMACEVLACANAEEALGVLASEPGIGLLLTDILLGPGMRGTELAETAHAKLPGLPVLLMSGYSSKLLEEPQAWELLRKPYTRNELERAIVKVLNAAQ, from the coding sequence ATGAAGCAGGAATCACTCGTTCCCGGATTCGACGATGGGGCCGTATTCCGCTCGCTCTTTGCAGCCTATCCGGACGCGCTTCTGCTGGTCGATCTCCAGGGCGTGATCGGACTCGCCAATCCGGCCGCACTCGACTTGCTGGGCTATTCGGCGGACGAACTCGTCGGGCTTTCCGTCGACGAGCTGGTGCCCGACGCGATCCGGCCGCGCCATGCCGACTACCGCAACGCCTACGCAGCCCATCCACGCACCCGCCCGATGGGTATGCAGATGGACCTGGTCGCCAAGCGGCGCGACGGCAGCACGGTGATGGTCGAGATCGCGCTGAGCCCGCTGCAGGACCACGGCCTGCCCTATGTCGTGGCTGCCATTCGCAGCGTGGGTGCCTATCCCCGCGTCAAGCAGGCCTTGCAGAGGGCCCGGTATGCCGAGCATCTCGCCCAGTTCGGCCGCTTCGCGGTCGACGCGCGAGAGCCGCAGGAACTTCTGGAACTCGTCCCGGCAATCGCGGCAGAAGCCCTCCAGGTCGAAACAGCCGAGATCCTCCTGCTGGAGCAGAGCGGCCTCGAGTTCCGGGTCGCTGCCGTCACCGGCGCCTTGCAGCATCTCGCCGTCGGCGATCGGGTGCCCAATTCGCCAGGCTCGGCTGCCGGCAGCGTCGTGTCCGACGCAAAGGCGGTACTGGTCGACGACCACGCGCGCGAGCAGCGCTTCCAGGCTGCTTCGCGCGCCATCGAGCATGGGTTGCCGAGCGAGCTCGCGGTGCCGCTGCTGGACCGTGGCCGCACCATCGGCGTCCTGGCCGTGCATTCGAGCACACCCAGACGCTTCGGCGATGACGAGTTTCGATTCCTCGACTCGCTCTCGAGCTTGCTGGGGACCGTCCTGCAGCGCGCCCAGAGCGAAGAGGCGCTCAACCACGCGCAACGGCTGGAAACCGTCGGCCAGCTGACCGGAGGCGTCGCGCACGACTTCAACAACCTGCTGACCATCATTTCGGGCAATCTGCAGGTGCTCGAAGATGCTCCCGCGTGCGCTGGCGATCCGTTCATCCAGCAACTCGTCGGCAGCGCCTCGCGCGCCACACGCCGAGGCGCCGAGCTGACGGGCAAGCTGCTCGCGTTCTCGCGCCGCCAGGTGCTTCAACCCACGGTCGTCGACACCTCCGCGCTGCTGCATTCGTTGACCGACATGCTGCGCCGCACGCTCGATCAACGCATCCTGATCACGCTCGATGCCGAAGAGGCGCTGTGCCTGGCGGACCCGGGGCAGCTCGAATCCGCGCTGCTGAACGTTGCCATCAACGCGCGCGACGCCATGCCGCAAGGCGGCACATTGGCCTTCGTCTGCCGGCCCGTCGCCTCCCTGCCCTCTCGCCTCGATGCCGAGCGCGGCCCGGCCCACGATGCCGGCTATGTTGCGATCTCCATCGCGGATACCGGCTTCGGGATGCCCGAGGCCGTCAAGGAGCGTGCCTTCGAACCCTTCTTCACCACCAAGGAAAGCGGCCGCGGCACCGGACTGGGTCTTTCGACCGTCTACGGCTTCGCCAAGCAATCGCGCGGCGCCGTCGATCTCAGCAGCGCGCCCGACGCAGGCACCACGGTGACGCTCTATCTCCCGCGCGTTGACGAAGAAGGCGCCGCTGACGAGGACATCGATGCGGCGGCGTCGCGCAGCGTGCCCGCGAACCTGCGTGTTCTGCTGGTGGAGGACGACCCCGAGGTCCGCAGCGTGGTGGAGAAGTTCCTTGATTCGATGGCCTGTGAGGTCCTCGCTTGCGCCAACGCCGAAGAAGCGCTGGGCGTGCTGGCATCGGAGCCAGGCATCGGGCTGCTGCTCACCGACATCCTGCTCGGCCCCGGCATGCGCGGCACCGAACTCGCGGAGACGGCGCACGCGAAGCTGCCCGGCCTGCCGGTGCTGCTGATGTCGGGCTATTCCAGCAAGCTGCTCGAGGAGCCGCAGGCCTGGGAGCTGCTGCGCAAGCCCTACACGCGCAACGAACTCGAGCGTGCCATCGTGAAGGTCCTCAACGCCGCACAGTGA
- a CDS encoding PepSY-associated TM helix domain-containing protein has protein sequence MDTRRVKTWAWVHKWSSLVCTVFMLLLCVTGLPLIFHHEIGHLLGTEVEAPKMAPGTPRASLDGVVATAHALHPDRVVQFVSQPEDDDGLWFVTLTPTPAPTDDFKSVAVDARTGQVLAQPKFDEGFMWVMLKLHVDLFAGLPGKLFLGFMGLLLLVAIVSGVVLYAPFMRKLDFGTVRRERRPRLKWLDLHNLLGIVTLVWAFTVGATGMINTWADLVIKYWQYDQLSALLAPYNGQPEVPKAERGSLQRSLEVALERAPGMKVSFIAFPGTAFSSPHHNTVFLRGNEPFTSRLLQPVLVDARSNEVTASPQLPWYLTALLVSQPLHFGDYGGMPMQILWALLDIATIIVLGSGLYLWLKRGRAVPAAETPPGAQVQGAPAVPVARRSATAKAGS, from the coding sequence ATGGACACCAGACGCGTCAAGACCTGGGCCTGGGTGCACAAGTGGAGCAGCCTGGTCTGCACCGTCTTCATGCTGCTCCTGTGCGTCACCGGGCTGCCATTGATCTTCCACCACGAGATCGGCCACCTGCTGGGCACCGAGGTCGAGGCACCGAAGATGGCACCCGGCACGCCGCGCGCGAGCCTGGACGGCGTGGTCGCGACGGCACATGCGCTGCATCCCGATCGCGTGGTGCAGTTCGTCTCCCAGCCGGAGGACGACGACGGGCTCTGGTTCGTCACCCTCACGCCCACGCCGGCGCCCACCGACGACTTCAAATCTGTCGCGGTCGACGCGCGCACCGGCCAGGTGCTGGCCCAGCCCAAGTTCGACGAAGGCTTCATGTGGGTCATGCTCAAGCTCCATGTAGACCTCTTCGCCGGGCTTCCCGGCAAGCTGTTCCTGGGCTTCATGGGCCTGCTGCTGCTGGTGGCCATCGTCAGCGGCGTGGTGCTGTATGCGCCCTTCATGCGCAAGCTCGATTTCGGCACCGTGCGGCGCGAGCGCCGGCCGCGCCTCAAGTGGCTGGACCTGCACAACCTGCTGGGCATCGTCACGCTGGTGTGGGCCTTCACCGTGGGCGCCACGGGCATGATCAATACCTGGGCTGACCTGGTGATCAAGTATTGGCAGTACGACCAGCTGAGCGCGCTGCTCGCGCCCTACAACGGGCAGCCCGAGGTACCCAAGGCCGAGCGCGGCTCGTTGCAGCGTTCGCTGGAAGTCGCGCTCGAGCGCGCGCCGGGAATGAAGGTCTCGTTCATCGCGTTTCCCGGCACGGCTTTCTCGAGTCCGCATCACAACACGGTGTTCCTGCGAGGTAACGAGCCCTTCACCTCGCGGCTGCTGCAGCCGGTGCTGGTGGATGCCAGGAGCAACGAAGTGACCGCAAGTCCGCAGTTGCCCTGGTACCTCACGGCTCTGCTGGTGTCGCAGCCACTGCACTTCGGGGACTACGGCGGCATGCCGATGCAGATCCTCTGGGCGCTGCTGGACATCGCCACCATCATCGTGCTGGGCAGCGGCCTCTACCTGTGGCTCAAGCGCGGCAGGGCCGTGCCCGCCGCCGAAACGCCGCCGGGTGCGCAGGTGCAGGGCGCGCCAGCGGTGCCGGTCGCTCGGCGCTCCGCAACGGCGAAGGCGGGGTCATGA
- a CDS encoding TonB-dependent siderophore receptor encodes MAICASSPTFAQTGSDGTLPEVRVDANAEVETATTPVIGYRAKNAVTATKTDTPLAETPQAVTVITRDQIVDQGATNLQDALTYAAGVRSDAYGLDARTDSIRVRGAYPDVFLDGLRQAYGYYTSTTRTEPYMLERLEVLRGPSGMLFGSGTAAGIVNMVSKRPLQETQREVGVQLGSWNRRQLQADLTGPLSADGQWSYRLIAVAREAGTQVDFVPDDRRMIAPSLTWRPSAATSLTLQGLYQKDKSGTTSQFLPWEGTILPNPNGRLPVSRFIGEPGDHYDSERKTFGWLFEHKLNGRFTFRQNFRHARNENDSSYHYGDFFTIPGGWGLDPIFKRRTGRVLDSYLTRNRIDTLDNHLESHFETGTLRHTLLVGADYSRQRENVWGASTYSDIDAYTPLYGFRQEPERVAMPRTKQRATGAYLQDQIKLGNWNFIAGLRHDRVVSGAEGSEDARDSATTKRLGVLYAFASGWSPYVSYAESFTPQSPRIGHVFTPLRGEQWELGVKYEPTGRSVAFSAAAYDLREKNQISQPLPNVYQQLGQTRTRGVELEARGSITPNLDITAHYNYTDLDEQLEGLPRHQAAVWAKYRFAIAGVRGFSAGAGVRHMGAFRDVSFGGYGPRIPGVTLLDLVFAYESANWRYALNINNATDKEYFSTCLARGDCWWGTRRNIVASATYRF; translated from the coding sequence ATGGCCATTTGTGCTTCATCGCCGACGTTTGCGCAAACCGGCAGCGACGGTACCCTGCCCGAGGTGCGCGTCGATGCGAACGCCGAGGTCGAGACCGCGACCACGCCGGTGATCGGCTATCGCGCGAAGAACGCCGTCACCGCCACCAAGACCGACACGCCGCTGGCCGAGACGCCGCAGGCAGTGACGGTGATCACGCGTGACCAGATCGTCGACCAGGGCGCTACCAACCTGCAGGACGCGCTCACCTACGCCGCCGGCGTGCGCTCGGACGCCTACGGCCTGGATGCCCGAACCGATTCGATCCGCGTGCGCGGCGCCTACCCGGACGTCTTCCTGGACGGCTTGCGCCAGGCGTACGGCTACTACACCAGCACCACGCGCACCGAGCCCTACATGCTGGAGCGCCTCGAGGTGCTGCGTGGCCCCTCGGGCATGCTGTTCGGGTCGGGGACGGCGGCCGGCATCGTCAACATGGTGAGCAAGCGACCGCTGCAGGAAACACAGCGCGAGGTCGGCGTGCAACTCGGCAGCTGGAACCGCCGCCAGCTCCAGGCCGACCTGACCGGCCCGCTGAGTGCCGACGGCCAATGGTCGTATCGGCTGATCGCGGTCGCGCGCGAGGCCGGCACCCAGGTCGACTTCGTGCCCGACGACCGCCGCATGATCGCGCCTTCGCTGACCTGGCGCCCCAGCGCCGCCACCTCGCTTACCCTGCAGGGGCTCTACCAGAAAGACAAGAGCGGAACGACCTCGCAGTTCCTGCCGTGGGAAGGCACGATCCTGCCTAATCCGAACGGCCGCCTGCCGGTGAGCCGCTTCATCGGTGAACCCGGTGACCACTACGACAGCGAGCGCAAGACCTTCGGCTGGCTGTTCGAGCACAAGTTGAACGGCCGCTTCACCTTCCGCCAGAACTTCCGCCACGCCCGTAACGAGAACGACAGCAGCTACCACTACGGCGACTTCTTCACGATTCCTGGCGGCTGGGGCCTGGATCCGATCTTCAAGCGCCGCACGGGCCGCGTTCTCGACAGCTACCTCACGCGCAACCGCATCGACACCCTGGACAACCATCTCGAGAGCCACTTCGAGACGGGCACGCTCAGGCACACGCTGCTGGTCGGCGCCGACTACTCGCGCCAGCGCGAGAACGTCTGGGGTGCCAGCACGTACAGCGACATCGATGCCTACACGCCGCTCTATGGTTTCAGGCAAGAGCCCGAGCGCGTGGCGATGCCGCGCACGAAGCAGCGCGCCACCGGCGCCTACCTGCAGGACCAGATCAAGCTGGGCAACTGGAACTTCATCGCCGGCCTGCGGCACGACCGTGTCGTGTCGGGCGCCGAAGGCAGCGAGGACGCGCGGGACAGCGCGACGACGAAGCGCCTGGGGGTGCTCTACGCCTTTGCTTCCGGCTGGTCGCCGTACGTGAGCTACGCCGAATCCTTCACGCCGCAGTCGCCGCGGATTGGCCATGTGTTCACGCCGCTTCGCGGCGAGCAGTGGGAGCTCGGCGTCAAGTACGAGCCTACCGGCCGCAGCGTCGCGTTCAGCGCTGCCGCCTACGACCTGCGAGAAAAGAACCAGATCTCGCAGCCGCTGCCGAATGTCTACCAGCAGCTGGGCCAGACGAGGACCCGCGGCGTGGAGCTCGAGGCCCGAGGCTCGATCACGCCGAACCTCGACATCACGGCGCACTACAACTACACCGACCTCGATGAACAACTCGAAGGCCTGCCGCGGCACCAGGCCGCGGTGTGGGCCAAGTACCGTTTCGCCATCGCGGGCGTGCGCGGCTTCTCGGCCGGCGCCGGGGTGCGCCATATGGGCGCGTTCCGCGACGTCTCCTTCGGCGGCTACGGCCCGCGCATCCCCGGCGTCACGCTGCTGGACCTGGTGTTCGCCTACGAGTCCGCCAACTGGCGCTATGCGCTGAACATCAACAACGCGACCGACAAGGAGTACTTCAGCACCTGCCTGGCGCGCGGCGATTGCTGGTGGGGCACGCGCCGCAACATCGTGGCGAGCGCCACGTACCGCTTCTAG
- a CDS encoding TetR/AcrR family transcriptional regulator, with amino-acid sequence MNIAAAVERDDDVEDSDRKVVLGTRRGLLKRDFLLGVVYDLIAEHGIDSLTMRQVSERSNVSTGTINYHFKNKENLIITALVEAYHLPKDWSSLKGSPLAQLRRIASFYILRGDKDRWWQFWVNCLAFSTRNEDMHDTQRQRFDRQHRFWSQLIADGIQRGELRKGLNAEEAARELLVMVHGLVSLQLIKRDAETRAFARQRISEAVDALAGT; translated from the coding sequence GTGAATATCGCAGCAGCTGTCGAACGTGACGACGACGTCGAGGATAGCGATAGAAAGGTAGTGCTCGGAACGCGTCGCGGACTGCTCAAGCGCGACTTTCTTCTGGGTGTTGTCTACGACCTCATTGCCGAGCATGGGATCGATTCTCTGACGATGCGCCAGGTCTCCGAGAGAAGCAACGTCAGCACCGGCACGATCAACTACCACTTCAAGAACAAGGAAAACCTGATCATCACGGCGCTGGTCGAGGCGTACCACTTGCCCAAGGACTGGAGCAGCTTGAAGGGGTCGCCTCTGGCACAGCTGCGGCGCATTGCCAGCTTCTACATCCTGCGTGGTGACAAGGATCGCTGGTGGCAGTTCTGGGTCAACTGTCTGGCGTTCAGCACCCGCAACGAGGACATGCACGATACACAACGTCAGCGGTTCGATCGGCAGCATCGCTTCTGGTCACAGCTTATCGCGGACGGCATCCAGCGAGGTGAACTGCGCAAAGGCCTGAACGCTGAGGAGGCGGCACGCGAGCTGCTCGTCATGGTGCATGGCTTGGTCTCCCTCCAGCTCATCAAGCGAGATGCCGAGACCCGCGCGTTCGCGCGACAGCGGATTTCTGAAGCCGTGGACGCTCTAGCAGGCACCTAG
- a CDS encoding acyl-CoA dehydrogenase: MNFNHSDERTMLADSLNRFLRENYTFEQRTISSGGSQGFDPEIWLRMAEIGTVSALFGEEAGGFGGQGFDISVVFESLGGSLVVEPFLGTLMVGWALAKAGGPSHRGLLESLVKGELIGAWAHEEPHQPSTVEHLATRAELQADGSWRLDGHKAVVQHAGAADLLLVSALTPEGLGLFLVPCSSGGLSMVPYPLIDGGHGAELVLDGVVVPQSAPLAGPDVAESVLEQAQGVGILALCAEAVGAMDAAKRQTLEYLGTRRQFGVPIGSFQALQHRMADLLIEIEQTRSAVINAAATLHGPRLKRERALSAAKYTVGRVGARVAEECIQLHGGMGMTRELPLAHFAKRLVMIDHQLGDEDFHLQRFAALSEDAVE, from the coding sequence ATGAACTTCAACCACAGCGACGAGCGCACGATGCTTGCGGATTCGCTCAATCGATTTCTGAGAGAGAACTACACGTTCGAGCAGAGGACGATCAGCTCCGGTGGGTCACAAGGTTTCGATCCGGAGATCTGGCTTCGGATGGCCGAGATAGGAACGGTCTCCGCTCTATTTGGCGAAGAGGCCGGTGGGTTCGGCGGCCAAGGCTTCGATATTTCGGTGGTGTTCGAAAGCCTGGGCGGGTCCTTGGTCGTCGAGCCCTTTCTTGGCACGCTGATGGTGGGATGGGCGCTGGCGAAGGCGGGCGGCCCTTCCCATCGCGGGCTGCTTGAGTCGCTGGTCAAAGGCGAACTGATCGGAGCATGGGCTCATGAAGAGCCTCACCAACCCTCGACCGTAGAGCATCTGGCCACCCGGGCCGAGTTGCAAGCCGATGGTAGTTGGCGTCTAGACGGCCACAAGGCAGTGGTACAGCACGCGGGGGCCGCCGATCTCCTGTTGGTTTCTGCCCTGACACCCGAAGGTCTTGGGCTTTTCCTGGTGCCCTGTTCCTCGGGTGGCCTGTCGATGGTGCCGTATCCCCTCATCGATGGAGGGCATGGCGCCGAACTGGTGCTGGACGGGGTCGTGGTACCCCAAAGCGCGCCGCTCGCGGGTCCGGATGTGGCTGAATCGGTTCTCGAGCAAGCACAAGGGGTAGGCATCCTCGCGCTGTGCGCGGAGGCCGTTGGCGCGATGGATGCGGCCAAGCGACAGACTTTGGAGTACTTGGGGACTCGTCGGCAGTTTGGGGTGCCAATCGGGAGCTTCCAGGCGCTGCAGCATCGCATGGCAGACCTGTTGATCGAAATTGAGCAGACAAGGTCCGCAGTGATCAATGCAGCAGCGACGTTGCATGGTCCCAGGCTGAAACGAGAGCGCGCGCTATCCGCCGCGAAATACACTGTCGGGCGAGTTGGTGCGCGCGTCGCCGAGGAGTGCATCCAACTGCATGGAGGTATGGGCATGACCCGAGAGTTGCCGCTGGCGCACTTTGCCAAGCGCCTTGTGATGATCGATCACCAACTCGGCGACGAAGACTTCCATCTACAGCGCTTCGCCGCCTTGAGCGAAGACGCTGTTGAGTGA
- a CDS encoding acyl-CoA dehydrogenase family protein, which translates to MDLSFSKEEIAFRDEVRRFLNTCLPGQLADKVRDGIHLDKADMEEWHAILQQRSWLASRWPKEWGGPGWSPVEKFLFEHECALAHAPRVVPFGFHMLGPVLIRYGSEAQKRHWLPRMLNGSDWWCQGYSEPSAGSDLAAVKTSAVRGTDAQGDHYIVNGQKIWTTLAQHANMIFCLVRTDPQAKKQQGISFLLVDMNSPGVEVRPIITIDGAHDVNEVFLNDVRVPAENLVGEENRGWDCAKYLLAFERTDIAGVGHSVAALARLRWLAGQIHRGGRTLLQDPVFSMRVARVEVDLENMKTTNLRVLAAAASGAAPGVESSMLKVRGTEIRQEITSLTRRAMGVYALPFHSTYLDGGEAPQVPAPAGAACAAAQYFNNRKLSIYGGSNEIQKNIISKVMLGL; encoded by the coding sequence ATGGATTTGAGTTTCAGCAAAGAAGAGATCGCGTTTCGCGATGAAGTTCGCAGGTTTCTGAACACCTGCCTGCCCGGTCAACTGGCCGACAAGGTCCGGGATGGTATCCACCTGGACAAGGCCGACATGGAGGAATGGCACGCCATCCTGCAGCAGCGCAGTTGGCTGGCAAGCCGCTGGCCGAAGGAGTGGGGCGGTCCCGGCTGGTCGCCTGTGGAAAAGTTCCTGTTCGAGCATGAATGCGCGTTGGCACACGCGCCGCGTGTGGTTCCTTTCGGGTTTCACATGCTCGGGCCGGTGCTTATTCGCTACGGCTCCGAAGCTCAAAAGCGTCATTGGCTGCCTCGGATGCTCAACGGCAGCGACTGGTGGTGCCAGGGCTACTCCGAGCCAAGTGCTGGCTCCGACCTGGCTGCCGTGAAAACCAGCGCGGTCCGCGGAACCGATGCACAGGGCGACCACTACATCGTCAACGGGCAGAAAATCTGGACGACGCTGGCGCAGCACGCCAACATGATCTTCTGTCTCGTGCGGACAGATCCGCAAGCAAAGAAGCAGCAAGGCATCAGCTTCCTTCTGGTGGACATGAACAGCCCCGGCGTGGAAGTGCGACCAATCATCACGATCGACGGGGCGCATGACGTTAACGAAGTCTTCCTCAACGACGTGCGTGTGCCAGCGGAAAATCTCGTTGGCGAGGAGAACAGGGGTTGGGATTGCGCCAAGTACCTTCTTGCGTTTGAGCGGACCGATATCGCGGGTGTCGGTCACTCCGTGGCCGCACTGGCCCGGCTGCGCTGGCTGGCTGGCCAGATCCATCGCGGCGGCCGGACGCTGCTGCAGGATCCGGTGTTTTCCATGCGCGTGGCCCGTGTCGAGGTGGATCTGGAGAACATGAAGACGACCAACCTCCGTGTTCTCGCCGCCGCTGCGAGCGGGGCGGCACCGGGGGTTGAGAGTTCGATGCTCAAGGTGCGGGGTACGGAAATCCGCCAGGAGATCACGTCGCTTACGCGCCGAGCCATGGGGGTGTATGCCCTTCCATTCCACAGCACGTACTTGGATGGAGGAGAGGCGCCGCAGGTCCCTGCTCCGGCCGGTGCGGCTTGCGCGGCAGCTCAATACTTCAACAATCGCAAGCTCTCCATCTATGGGGGCTCCAACGAGATCCAGAAGAACATCATCTCGAAGGTCATGCTTGGGTTGTAA
- a CDS encoding Bug family tripartite tricarboxylate transporter substrate binding protein, with protein sequence MKRFAFLMMLLACISFAHAQDGGYPNKPIRIIAPYPPGGTTDLIARSVGEHLTKAWGQPVIVDNRAGAAGMIGATYVKGQPADGYTLIIGSAALYSVNPHLYKNVQYDPVKDFTPIALVASLPSFFVVEKDLPVTSFQEFVAYARRNPGKISYGSAGTGTAQHILVELLKQQAGIDMIHVPYKGSAPAMQDLIGGQVQAACDFGPSTLPFIAAGKVKVLAVTTAKRSPALPNVPTLAESGVPGFDAATWFAIHGPAGMPPEVVTKLNREIVKALSEPEVKARFEKLGVEPTGSTSRQLLDTQVRDSVKWAQVIKNANITVE encoded by the coding sequence ATGAAACGGTTTGCCTTTCTGATGATGCTGCTCGCATGCATTTCTTTTGCACACGCCCAGGATGGCGGCTATCCCAACAAGCCCATTCGCATCATCGCGCCGTACCCACCCGGGGGCACGACGGACCTCATCGCCCGCTCAGTTGGAGAACATCTCACGAAGGCCTGGGGGCAGCCGGTGATTGTGGATAACCGGGCAGGTGCGGCCGGCATGATCGGCGCGACCTACGTGAAAGGCCAACCAGCGGACGGCTACACCCTCATCATCGGCTCGGCCGCTCTGTATTCGGTGAATCCTCATCTGTACAAGAACGTGCAGTACGACCCAGTGAAGGATTTCACGCCCATAGCGCTCGTGGCATCGCTGCCGAGCTTCTTCGTCGTCGAGAAGGATTTGCCCGTAACGAGCTTCCAGGAGTTCGTTGCTTACGCCAGGAGGAATCCGGGGAAGATCTCCTATGGTTCTGCAGGCACCGGCACTGCCCAGCACATCCTGGTGGAATTGCTCAAGCAGCAAGCGGGCATCGACATGATCCATGTTCCGTACAAAGGGAGTGCGCCGGCAATGCAGGACCTGATCGGCGGCCAGGTGCAGGCAGCATGCGACTTCGGACCGTCCACGTTGCCGTTCATTGCGGCCGGCAAGGTGAAGGTGCTGGCCGTCACTACCGCAAAGCGTTCCCCGGCCTTGCCTAACGTGCCGACATTGGCCGAGTCCGGTGTCCCTGGTTTCGACGCCGCTACCTGGTTTGCCATCCACGGACCTGCGGGCATGCCTCCGGAGGTCGTGACTAAGCTCAACCGAGAGATCGTCAAGGCACTTTCCGAACCTGAGGTGAAGGCGCGCTTCGAAAAGCTTGGCGTCGAACCCACGGGCTCTACGTCAAGACAGCTGCTCGATACGCAGGTGCGTGACAGCGTGAAGTGGGCTCAGGTCATCAAGAACGCCAACATCACAGTCGAATGA